A genomic segment from Salvelinus alpinus chromosome 8, SLU_Salpinus.1, whole genome shotgun sequence encodes:
- the LOC139582448 gene encoding transcription factor Sox-7-like → MAALISAYSSWPESFECSAGDGDVPDGHGSHRTPVDKASEPRIRRPMNAFMVWAKDERKRLAVQNPDLHNAELSKMLGKSWKALTPSQKRPYVEEAERLRVQHMQDYPNYKYRPRRKKQLKRICKRVDPGFLLGSLVGPDQNALSDPRGLCHPLGLDKDEDGVSGGDGGVGFSTLSSPSPGPLPGVRSFRDVPSSSSSNSFDTYPYGLPTPPEMSPLDHALDHDHPSYYPSSSSSSSSVSSPEERHQHRQGQTPGGGGGGPMCLSPSSYHPDYTPTQTSIHCGGSHSHLTHLSHLSQAQSGGLIPGHPLSYYNPSSWSSQLQVHPGLNHPHLRHLSPGHHHQHHLGQLSPPPEQNHSHLETLDQLSQVELLGEVDRDEFDQYLNSTAAGAAAAGVGVFHSEQGGGGGGGGGGGGGGGMTVTGHIQVTSASAPSSESSVVGESSLISVLADATAAYYNNYGIS, encoded by the exons ATGGCTGCATTGATCAGCGCGTACTCGTCTTGGCCGGAGAGCTTTGAGTGCTCGGCGGGAGATGGGGACGTGCCCGACGGACATGGCTCACACAGAACTCCCGTGGACAAGGCGTCGGAGCCGCGCATCAGACGGCCCATGAACGCGTTCATGGTCTGGGCCAAAGATGAGAGGAAGCGCCTGGCTGTCCAAAACCCAGACCTGCACAACGCAGAGCTTAGTAAGATGCTGG GCAAGTCGTGGAAGGCCCTGACCCCCTCTCAGAAGCGTCCGTATGTGGAGGAAGCCGAGAGGCTGCGCGTGCAGCACATGCAGGACTACCCCAACTACAAGTACCGGCCTCGCCGGAAGAAGCAGCTGAAACGCATCTGTAAACGCGTGGACCCCGGCTTCCTGCTGGGCAGCCTGGTGGGCCCCGACCAAAACGCCCTGTCCGACCCCCGGGGCCTCTGTCACCCCTTGGGTTTGGATAAGGACGAGGATGGGGttagtggtggtgatggaggtGTTGGGTTCTCGACCCTCTCTTCCCCCAGCCCAGGGCCTCTACCTGGGGTTAGATCCTTCAGAGATGTACCGTCCAGCTCCAGCTCCAACAGCTTCGACACCTATCCCTACGGCCTCCCCACCCCGCCTGAGATGTCCCCTCTGGACCATGCTCTGGACCACGACCACCCTTCCTACtatccttcctcctcttcctcctcctcgtccgtCTCCTCCCCCGAGGAGCGCCACCAGCACCGTCAGGGTCAGACCCccggaggtggaggtgggggtccCATGTGCCTCAGTCCTTCATCCTACCACCCTGACTACACCCCCACTCAGACTTCCATTCACTGTGGTGGCTCCCACTCCCACCTGACCCACCTCTCCCACTTGTCCCAGGCCCAGTCCGGAGGCCTCATCCCTGGGCATCCTCTGTCCTACTACAACCCGTCCTCCTGGTCCTCCCAGCTCCAGGTCCACCCGGGCCTCAATCACCCTCACTTAAGGCACCTGTCCCCAGGTCACCACCACCAGCACCACTTGGGTCAGCTCTCCCCTCCTCCCGAGCAGAACCACAGTCATCTGGAGACTTTGGACCAGCTGAGTCAGGTAGAGCTTCTAGGGGAGGTCGACCGTGATGAGTTCGACCAGTACCTGAACTCGACGGCGGCAGGCGCGGCAGCAGCAGGGGTGGGGGTGTTCCATTCcgaacagggaggaggaggaggaggaggaggaggaggaggaggaggaggagggatgacgGTGACAGGTCACATCCAGGTGACATCGGCATCAGCTCCGTCTTCTGAGAGCAGCGTCGTCGGGGAATCCAGCCTGATCTCTGTGCTGGCGGACGCCACGGCAGCATACTACAACAACTACGGCATCTCTTAG